The proteins below come from a single Streptococcus canis genomic window:
- a CDS encoding DUF956 family protein → MAQSLNTSVEYKTKAVSYLGMGGKVGHILLGDKALEFYNDKNVNDYIQIPWTAINQIGANVSGKKISRHFEIFTDQGKFLFASKESGKILKITRQHIGNEKVIKLPTLIQTLIKKIFRKSKKSE, encoded by the coding sequence ATGGCTCAATCTTTAAACACAAGTGTCGAATACAAGACAAAGGCCGTCTCCTACCTTGGAATGGGAGGTAAAGTCGGTCACATCTTACTTGGTGACAAGGCCCTTGAATTTTACAACGATAAAAACGTGAATGATTATATTCAAATCCCTTGGACAGCTATTAATCAAATTGGTGCCAATGTGTCAGGAAAAAAAATCAGTCGCCACTTTGAAATTTTTACCGACCAAGGCAAGTTTTTATTTGCTTCCAAAGAATCTGGAAAAATCTTAAAAATCACCCGCCAGCATATTGGCAATGAGAAAGTGATCAAATTACCAACCTTGATTCAGACACTTATCAAGAAAATCTTTCGCAAATCAAAAAAATCAGAGTAG
- a CDS encoding PTS system mannose/fructose/sorbose family transporter subunit IID, with protein sequence MTEQIKLTKSDRQRVWWRSQFLQGSWNYERMQNMGWAYALIPALKKLYASPEDRAAALERHMEFFNTHPYVAAPIIGVTLALEEERANGTPIDDKAIQGVKIGMMGPLAGIGDPVFWFTVRPILGALGASLAQSGNIVGPLLFFFGWNIIRMAFLWYTQEFGYKAGSEITKDMSGGILQDITKGASILGMFILAVLVQRWVSINFTIDLPGKQLSEGAYVVFPDGAVKGAELKTILGQAISGMSLDKVQAQTLQGQLNSLIPGLAGLLLTFLCMWLLKKKVSPIAIIIGLFAFGILAHLAGIM encoded by the coding sequence ATGACTGAACAAATCAAATTAACTAAATCAGACCGTCAACGTGTTTGGTGGCGTTCACAATTCTTACAAGGTTCTTGGAACTACGAACGTATGCAAAACATGGGGTGGGCTTATGCACTTATCCCTGCTCTTAAAAAATTGTATGCCTCTCCTGAAGACCGTGCTGCTGCTCTTGAGCGTCACATGGAATTCTTTAATACTCACCCATACGTTGCTGCTCCAATCATCGGTGTAACTCTTGCCCTTGAAGAAGAACGCGCAAACGGCACTCCAATCGATGACAAAGCTATCCAAGGGGTTAAAATCGGTATGATGGGACCTCTTGCTGGTATCGGTGACCCAGTATTCTGGTTTACAGTACGCCCTATCCTTGGTGCTCTTGGGGCTTCATTAGCCCAATCTGGCAACATCGTTGGTCCACTTCTCTTCTTCTTTGGATGGAACATCATCCGTATGGCCTTCTTATGGTATACCCAAGAATTTGGTTACAAAGCTGGTTCTGAAATTACTAAAGACATGTCAGGTGGTATCCTTCAAGACATCACTAAAGGGGCTTCAATCCTTGGTATGTTTATCCTTGCCGTACTTGTTCAACGTTGGGTATCCATCAACTTCACTATCGATCTTCCTGGTAAACAATTATCAGAAGGGGCTTATGTGGTCTTCCCAGACGGCGCTGTTAAAGGTGCTGAGTTGAAAACAATCCTTGGCCAAGCAATTAGTGGTATGAGTCTTGATAAAGTTCAAGCTCAAACCCTTCAAGGTCAGTTGAACTCACTTATCCCAGGTTTAGCTGGACTATTGCTTACATTCCTTTGCATGTGGTTATTGAAGAAAAAAGTTTCTCCAATCGCAATCATCATCGGCTTGTTTGCATTTGGTATCCTTGCTCACCTTGCAGGTATTATGTAA
- a CDS encoding PTS sugar transporter subunit IIB has protein sequence MGIGIIIASHGKFAEGIHQSGSMIFGEQEKVQVVTFMPNEGPDDLYGHFNNAIAQFDADDEILVLADLWSGSPFNQASRVAGENPDRKMAIITGLNLPMLIQAYTERLMDASAGVEQVAANIIKESKDGIKALPEDLNPVEETAATEKVVNTLQGAIPAGTVIGDGKLKINLARVDTRLLHGQVATAWTPASKANRIIVVSDEVAQDDLRKQLIKQAAPGGVKANVVPISKLIEASKDPRFGNTHALILFQTPQDALRAVEGGVEIKELNVGSMAHSTGKTMVNNVLSMDKEDVATFEKLRDLGVTFDVRKVPNDSKKNLFELIQKANVK, from the coding sequence ATGGGTATCGGTATTATTATTGCCAGCCATGGTAAATTTGCTGAAGGTATTCATCAATCTGGTTCTATGATTTTTGGTGAACAAGAGAAAGTTCAAGTTGTTACTTTCATGCCAAACGAAGGACCAGATGATTTATACGGACACTTCAACAATGCTATCGCACAATTTGATGCTGATGATGAAATCCTTGTACTAGCTGACCTTTGGAGCGGATCTCCATTTAACCAAGCTAGTCGTGTGGCAGGAGAAAATCCTGACCGCAAAATGGCAATCATCACTGGTCTCAACTTGCCTATGCTTATTCAAGCTTACACTGAACGTCTTATGGATGCTAGTGCAGGTGTTGAACAAGTTGCCGCAAACATCATCAAGGAATCTAAGGACGGTATCAAAGCCCTTCCTGAAGACCTTAATCCAGTTGAAGAAACTGCTGCGACTGAAAAAGTTGTTAACACACTTCAAGGAGCTATTCCTGCTGGAACTGTCATCGGAGATGGCAAATTGAAAATCAATCTTGCTCGTGTTGACACTCGTCTTCTACATGGTCAAGTTGCAACAGCGTGGACTCCAGCTTCTAAGGCTAACCGTATCATTGTTGTTTCTGATGAGGTTGCTCAAGATGACCTTCGCAAACAATTAATCAAACAAGCTGCACCTGGTGGTGTTAAAGCTAACGTTGTTCCAATCAGCAAATTGATTGAAGCTTCTAAAGATCCTCGTTTTGGTAACACACACGCACTTATTCTTTTCCAAACCCCTCAAGACGCCCTTCGTGCGGTTGAAGGTGGTGTTGAAATCAAAGAATTGAACGTTGGTTCAATGGCTCATTCAACTGGTAAAACAATGGTTAACAACGTTTTATCAATGGACAAAGAAGACGTTGCTACTTTTGAAAAATTACGCGACCTAGGTGTTACATTCGACGTCCGTAAAGTTCCTAACGATTCTAAGAAAAACTTATTTGAGCTTATCCAAAAAGCTAACGTTAAATAA
- a CDS encoding Cof-type HAD-IIB family hydrolase, with protein MIKKMIAIDLDGTLLHHDNTISTYTQKTIKAVQDKGHHVIISTGRPYRMALDYYLQLNLKTPIITFNGALTHLPEQKWAYEHNVTLDKDYLLKLLKHQDDFQMDFIASEYRKNFYITMTNPESIDPQLFGVDEITQDMALEITKITRNPNALLMQTHHEDKYALAKSMRAFFKDEIEIDSWGGPLNILEISSKNINKAYALNYLLGIFNMDKNDLIAFGDEHNDTEMLAYAGTGYAMKNASPVLLPYADQQLDFSNEEDGVAKKLEELFL; from the coding sequence ATGATAAAAAAAATGATTGCTATTGATTTAGATGGAACTTTATTACACCATGACAACACCATCTCTACCTATACTCAAAAAACCATCAAAGCTGTCCAAGACAAGGGCCACCACGTCATTATTTCAACTGGTCGTCCTTACCGTATGGCACTAGACTACTATCTGCAGCTCAATTTAAAGACTCCAATCATTACTTTTAATGGGGCCTTGACCCACCTTCCTGAACAAAAATGGGCCTATGAACATAATGTCACTTTGGACAAAGACTACCTATTAAAATTACTAAAACATCAGGATGATTTCCAGATGGATTTTATTGCCAGTGAGTATCGAAAAAATTTCTACATCACCATGACCAATCCAGAAAGCATCGATCCGCAACTCTTTGGTGTAGACGAAATCACACAAGACATGGCTTTAGAGATCACTAAAATCACACGAAATCCAAATGCCTTATTGATGCAAACTCACCACGAAGACAAGTATGCCTTAGCTAAAAGTATGCGGGCCTTCTTCAAAGATGAGATTGAAATTGACTCTTGGGGAGGTCCTCTCAACATTCTTGAGATTTCCTCAAAAAATATTAATAAGGCTTACGCTTTAAATTACCTGCTTGGGATTTTCAATATGGATAAAAATGATTTGATTGCCTTTGGAGATGAACATAACGACACAGAGATGTTAGCCTATGCAGGAACGGGTTATGCCATGAAAAATGCTAGCCCTGTGCTACTTCCTTATGCTGATCAACAGCTTGATTTTTCAAACGAAGAAGACGGTGTCGCCAAAAAATTGGAAGAACTTTTTTTATGA
- the accD gene encoding acetyl-CoA carboxylase, carboxyltransferase subunit beta, which translates to MALFRKKDKYIRITPNNSLKGSVSHNIPEVPDELFAKCPACKHMIYKKDLGLAKICPTCSYNFRISAQERLALTVDEGSFQELFTSIETKDPLHFPGYQEKLQKAKETTGLHEAVLTGKAMVKGQQIALAIMDSHFIMASMGTVVGEKITRLFELAIEENLPVVIFTASGGARMQEGIMSLMQMAKVSAAVKRHSNAGLFYLTILTDPTTGGVTASFAMEGDIILAEPQSLVGFAGRRVIETTVRENLPDDFQKAEFLQDHGFVDAIVKRTELRDKIAHLVAFHGGSQ; encoded by the coding sequence ATGGCCTTATTTCGTAAAAAAGATAAATACATCCGTATTACTCCCAATAATTCGCTCAAAGGTTCCGTTAGCCACAATATCCCAGAAGTTCCTGATGAACTCTTTGCCAAATGCCCAGCTTGTAAGCACATGATTTACAAGAAAGACTTGGGTTTGGCAAAGATTTGCCCAACCTGTTCTTACAATTTTAGGATTTCTGCCCAAGAGCGATTGGCGTTAACAGTTGATGAAGGCTCTTTCCAAGAACTATTTACCAGTATTGAAACTAAAGATCCTTTACATTTTCCAGGTTATCAGGAAAAATTACAAAAAGCCAAGGAAACAACTGGCCTGCATGAGGCTGTCTTGACAGGGAAGGCAATGGTAAAAGGACAACAAATTGCCCTTGCCATTATGGATTCTCATTTTATTATGGCTAGTATGGGAACAGTTGTCGGGGAAAAGATTACCCGATTGTTTGAATTGGCTATTGAAGAAAACTTGCCAGTGGTGATTTTTACAGCTTCAGGAGGCGCTCGTATGCAAGAGGGTATCATGAGCCTCATGCAAATGGCCAAAGTCTCTGCAGCTGTGAAACGGCATTCTAATGCAGGTTTGTTTTACTTGACTATTTTGACAGACCCAACCACTGGTGGGGTAACAGCTAGTTTTGCCATGGAAGGGGATATTATTCTGGCAGAGCCTCAATCCTTGGTTGGTTTTGCAGGTCGTCGTGTCATCGAGACTACAGTTCGCGAGAACTTGCCAGATGATTTCCAAAAAGCAGAATTTCTACAAGATCATGGTTTTGTAGATGCTATTGTGAAACGAACAGAGTTGCGAGACAAGATTGCCCATTTGGTAGCATTTCATGGAGGTAGCCAATGA
- the accC gene encoding acetyl-CoA carboxylase biotin carboxylase subunit: MFKKILIANRGEIAVRIIRAARELGISTVAVYSEADKEALHTILADEAICIGPARSKESYLNMNSVLSAAIVTGAQAIHPGFGFLSENSKFATMCEEMNIKFIGPSASVMDKMGDKINARSEMIKAGVPVIPGSDGEVFNAQEALIIANKIGYPVMLKASAGGGGKGIRKVETEADLEAAFNAASQEALGAFGNGAMYLEKVIYPARHIEVQILGDSHGTIIHLGERDCSLQRNNQKVLEESPSIAIGNTLRQKMGQAAVRAAQAVAYENAGTVEFLLDEDSGEFYFMEMNTRVQVEHPVTEFVTGVDIVKEQIRIAAGHPLSVSQEEVTITGHAIECRINAENPAFNFAPSPGKITDLYLPSGGVGLRVDSAVYNGYAIPPYYDSMIAKIIVHGDNRFDALMKMQRALFELEIEGIITNTDFQLDLISDKRVIAGDYDTSFLMETFLPHYNKD; encoded by the coding sequence ATGTTTAAAAAAATCTTAATTGCCAATCGTGGTGAAATTGCAGTGCGTATCATTCGTGCTGCACGAGAATTAGGGATTTCCACAGTTGCCGTTTATTCAGAAGCGGATAAGGAAGCTCTGCACACGATTTTGGCAGACGAAGCCATCTGTATTGGGCCTGCCCGTTCCAAGGAATCCTATCTTAATATGAATTCGGTCTTGTCAGCAGCTATTGTGACAGGAGCCCAAGCGATTCACCCAGGGTTTGGTTTTTTAAGTGAAAACTCAAAGTTCGCTACCATGTGTGAAGAGATGAATATTAAATTTATCGGTCCATCTGCATCGGTTATGGACAAAATGGGGGATAAAATCAATGCCCGTTCTGAAATGATTAAGGCAGGTGTACCCGTTATTCCTGGTTCAGATGGTGAAGTTTTCAATGCCCAAGAAGCCTTGATTATTGCTAATAAGATTGGCTATCCTGTTATGTTAAAAGCATCAGCAGGTGGTGGTGGTAAAGGTATTCGGAAAGTGGAAACAGAGGCGGATTTAGAGGCAGCTTTCAATGCTGCTAGTCAAGAAGCCTTGGGTGCTTTCGGAAATGGTGCTATGTATCTGGAAAAAGTGATTTACCCAGCTAGACATATTGAGGTGCAGATTTTAGGTGATTCCCATGGAACGATTATTCACTTGGGAGAACGGGACTGTTCGTTACAGCGTAATAATCAAAAAGTTTTGGAAGAAAGTCCATCAATTGCTATTGGAAATACCCTTCGACAGAAAATGGGACAAGCTGCTGTTCGAGCAGCCCAAGCTGTGGCCTATGAAAATGCAGGGACTGTTGAGTTCTTGTTGGACGAAGATAGTGGGGAATTCTATTTCATGGAAATGAATACTCGGGTTCAAGTTGAGCATCCTGTAACTGAATTTGTGACAGGTGTGGATATTGTCAAAGAACAAATTCGAATTGCTGCAGGACACCCACTTTCGGTTTCTCAGGAAGAGGTCACCATCACAGGACATGCCATTGAATGCCGTATCAATGCAGAAAATCCTGCCTTTAATTTTGCACCAAGTCCGGGGAAGATTACAGATTTGTACTTACCAAGTGGCGGTGTAGGCTTACGAGTCGATTCAGCTGTTTACAATGGCTATGCCATTCCTCCTTATTATGACAGCATGATTGCTAAAATCATCGTTCATGGAGATAATCGTTTTGATGCCCTGATGAAAATGCAACGTGCCTTATTTGAATTGGAAATTGAAGGCATTATCACCAACACAGATTTCCAGCTAGATTTGATTTCAGATAAGCGAGTGATTGCAGGAGATTATGATACCTCTTTCTTAATGGAAACATTCTTGCCACATTACAATAAAGATTAG
- the fabZ gene encoding 3-hydroxyacyl-ACP dehydratase FabZ, with amino-acid sequence MMDIREIQAALPHRYPMLLVDRVLDVSDDHIVAIKNVTINEPFFNGHFPQYPVMPGVLIMEALAQTAGVLELSKEENKGKLVFYAGMDKVKFKKQVVPGDQLVMTATLIKRRGTIAVVEAKAEVDGKLAASGTLTFAFGQ; translated from the coding sequence ATGATGGATATTAGAGAAATTCAAGCAGCTTTGCCTCATCGTTACCCAATGTTATTGGTTGATCGAGTGTTAGACGTTTCAGACGACCACATTGTTGCCATTAAAAATGTCACCATCAATGAGCCTTTTTTCAACGGGCATTTCCCCCAGTATCCAGTGATGCCAGGCGTTCTTATTATGGAAGCTCTAGCACAGACGGCTGGTGTCTTAGAATTGTCAAAAGAAGAAAATAAAGGCAAGTTGGTCTTTTACGCTGGAATGGATAAAGTGAAGTTCAAAAAACAAGTTGTTCCAGGTGATCAGCTTGTGATGACAGCGACCCTTATCAAGCGTCGCGGTACCATTGCTGTCGTTGAAGCTAAGGCAGAAGTTGATGGCAAGCTAGCGGCAAGCGGAACATTGACCTTTGCTTTCGGACAATGA
- a CDS encoding PTS mannose/fructose/sorbose transporter subunit IIC translates to MSDISIISAILVVVVAFFAGLEGILDQFQFHQPLVACTLIGLVTGHLEAGIILGGTLQMLALGWANIGAAVAPDAALASVAAAIIMVKGGDFTQKGITFAYSTAIPLAVAGLFLTMIVRTLSTALVHAGDKAASEGNFAGVERFHFVALLLQGLRIAIPAALLVAVPTSVVQSVLNAMPNWLNEGMQIGGAMVVAVGYAMVINMMATREVWPFFALGFALAAISQLTLIAMGVIGVAIAFIYLNLSKKGGNGGGSAGSADPIGDILEDY, encoded by the coding sequence ATGTCAGATATTTCAATTATTTCTGCAATTTTGGTCGTTGTTGTTGCCTTCTTCGCTGGTCTTGAAGGTATCCTCGACCAATTCCAATTCCATCAACCACTTGTTGCATGTACCTTAATCGGTCTTGTAACTGGTCACCTCGAAGCTGGTATCATCCTTGGTGGTACACTTCAAATGCTTGCTCTTGGTTGGGCAAACATCGGTGCTGCCGTTGCCCCCGATGCTGCGCTTGCTTCTGTAGCGGCTGCTATCATCATGGTTAAAGGTGGCGACTTCACTCAAAAAGGAATTACCTTTGCTTACTCAACAGCTATCCCACTTGCAGTTGCGGGTCTTTTCCTTACAATGATCGTTCGTACTTTGTCAACTGCCCTTGTACACGCTGGTGACAAAGCTGCCTCTGAAGGTAACTTCGCAGGAGTTGAACGTTTCCACTTTGTTGCTCTTCTCCTTCAAGGATTGCGTATCGCTATCCCTGCTGCTCTTCTTGTTGCTGTTCCTACTTCAGTAGTACAATCTGTTTTGAATGCTATGCCAAACTGGTTGAACGAAGGTATGCAAATCGGTGGTGCGATGGTTGTTGCTGTAGGTTACGCTATGGTTATCAACATGATGGCTACTCGTGAAGTATGGCCTTTCTTTGCCCTTGGTTTTGCTCTTGCAGCTATCAGCCAGTTAACCCTTATCGCTATGGGTGTTATCGGTGTTGCAATCGCCTTCATCTACCTTAACCTTTCTAAAAAAGGTGGCAACGGTGGTGGCTCAGCAGGTTCAGCTGACCCAATCGGCGACATCTTAGAAGACTACTAG
- the serS gene encoding serine--tRNA ligase: MLDLKRIRTDFDAVAAKLKTRGVSENTLTHLKELDEKRRALLVQSEELKAERNIASAAIAQAKRQKEDASQQIADMQKVSADIKAIDNQLADIDQQVTEIITVLPNTPHDSVPLGADEEDNVEVRRWGTPRDFDFDIKAHWDIGEDLDLLDWERGAKVTGARFLFYKNLGARLERALYNFMLDEHIKEGYQEIITPYMVNHDSMFGTGQYPKFKEDTFELADTNFVLIPTAEVPLTNYYRGEILEGKELPIYFTAMSPSFRSEAGSAGRDTRGLIRLHQFHKVEMVKFAKPEESYQELEKMTTNAENILQKLGLPYRVITLCTGDMGFSAAKTYDLEVWIPAQNTYREISSCSNTEDFQARRAQIRYRDEADGKVKLLHTLNGSGLAVGRTVAAILENYQNEDGSVTIPEVLRPYMGGQDLISPK; encoded by the coding sequence ATGCTAGATCTTAAACGTATCCGTACCGATTTTGACGCTGTCGCTGCCAAATTAAAAACTCGCGGTGTTTCTGAAAACACCCTGACCCATCTCAAAGAACTTGATGAAAAACGCCGTGCCCTGTTGGTCCAATCAGAAGAATTAAAAGCTGAGCGTAATATTGCTTCTGCTGCGATTGCGCAAGCTAAACGTCAAAAAGAAGATGCCAGCCAACAAATTGCTGACATGCAAAAAGTCTCTGCTGACATCAAAGCCATTGACAATCAACTAGCTGATATTGACCAACAAGTGACTGAGATTATCACAGTCTTACCTAATACTCCTCATGATTCTGTTCCCCTAGGAGCTGATGAAGAGGATAATGTGGAAGTTCGCCGTTGGGGAACGCCTCGTGATTTTGATTTTGACATCAAGGCTCATTGGGATATTGGTGAGGACCTTGATCTTTTAGACTGGGAACGTGGGGCAAAGGTAACCGGTGCTCGTTTCTTATTCTATAAAAATCTTGGTGCTCGTTTGGAGCGTGCCCTTTACAACTTCATGCTTGATGAGCATATCAAAGAAGGTTATCAAGAAATCATCACGCCATACATGGTCAATCATGATTCCATGTTTGGAACTGGACAATATCCAAAATTCAAAGAAGACACCTTTGAACTAGCAGACACCAACTTTGTCCTTATTCCAACTGCCGAAGTGCCTTTGACTAATTATTACCGTGGAGAAATTCTAGAAGGCAAAGAATTACCAATTTACTTTACTGCAATGAGCCCATCTTTCCGTTCTGAAGCGGGATCTGCTGGTCGTGACACACGTGGTCTTATTCGCCTTCACCAATTCCATAAGGTTGAAATGGTTAAATTTGCTAAGCCAGAAGAATCTTACCAAGAATTAGAAAAAATGACAACTAATGCTGAAAATATTTTGCAAAAACTTGGCTTGCCATACCGTGTCATTACCCTTTGCACTGGTGACATGGGCTTCTCAGCTGCTAAAACCTATGACTTGGAAGTTTGGATTCCTGCACAAAACACCTACCGTGAAATTTCATCCTGTTCAAATACAGAAGACTTCCAAGCACGACGCGCTCAAATCCGTTACCGTGATGAAGCCGATGGCAAAGTCAAACTTCTTCATACCCTCAATGGTTCTGGACTTGCGGTTGGACGTACCGTTGCTGCCATTTTAGAAAACTACCAAAATGAAGATGGTTCTGTTACCATTCCCGAAGTTCTTCGTCCTTATATGGGAGGTCAAGACCTTATTTCACCAAAATAA
- a CDS encoding NCS2 family permease has protein sequence MEKFFKLKENGTSVSTEIMAGLTTFFAMSYILFVNPSILSAAGMPSKAVFLATIIAAAISTLIMGLFANVPYALAPGMGLNAFFTYTVVFGLGFSWQEALAMVFICGLFNIFITVTKFRKSIIKAIPVSLQHAIGGGIGVFVAYLGFKTANIITFSASAANIVTVNGVEPAKATAKTFAEGIFSVNANGGVVPAISSFTDPSVLLAIFGLLLTAVLVIRNVRGAILIGIVVTTLVGIPFGVVDLSTVNFADNHIGSAFSELGTTFLAAFGGMLSLFNDSSRLPLVLMTIFAFSLSDTFDTIGTFIGTGRRTGIFSAEDEEALENSTGFSSKMDRALFADAIGTSIGALFGTSNTTTYVESAAGIAEGGRTGLTAVSTALCFLLSTLLLPLVGIVPAAATAPALIIVGVMMVSSFLDVDWSNFEDALPAFFAAFFMALCYSISYGIAAAFIFYCLVKIVKGNAKEIHPILWGATFLFILNFIILAVL, from the coding sequence ATGGAAAAGTTTTTTAAGTTAAAAGAAAATGGAACAAGTGTCTCAACTGAGATTATGGCTGGTTTAACGACTTTCTTTGCCATGTCCTATATCTTATTTGTTAATCCAAGTATTTTGAGTGCTGCAGGGATGCCTTCTAAGGCTGTCTTTTTGGCCACCATTATCGCAGCGGCTATTTCAACCTTAATCATGGGTCTGTTTGCCAATGTGCCTTATGCGTTGGCACCAGGGATGGGGCTCAATGCCTTCTTCACTTATACAGTTGTTTTTGGACTGGGATTTTCATGGCAGGAAGCTTTGGCAATGGTTTTCATCTGTGGCTTGTTTAATATTTTCATTACGGTAACCAAATTCCGTAAGAGTATTATCAAGGCTATTCCGGTTAGCCTTCAACATGCTATCGGTGGAGGAATTGGGGTCTTTGTAGCTTATTTAGGATTTAAAACTGCCAACATCATCACTTTTTCTGCTTCAGCAGCTAATATTGTGACTGTAAATGGTGTGGAGCCCGCTAAGGCAACCGCGAAGACCTTTGCTGAAGGAATTTTCTCTGTTAATGCTAATGGTGGTGTCGTACCAGCCATTTCAAGCTTTACTGATCCAAGTGTTTTACTAGCTATTTTTGGCTTGTTACTGACGGCTGTTTTGGTTATTCGAAATGTTCGTGGTGCGATTTTGATTGGGATAGTTGTAACAACGCTTGTAGGAATTCCTTTTGGAGTAGTTGATTTATCAACTGTTAACTTTGCTGATAATCATATAGGATCTGCCTTTTCAGAACTTGGAACAACCTTCTTAGCTGCTTTTGGTGGTATGTTATCACTCTTTAATGATTCTAGTCGTTTACCACTTGTTTTAATGACTATTTTTGCTTTTAGTCTTTCTGACACCTTTGATACCATTGGTACTTTTATTGGTACTGGGCGTCGTACAGGGATTTTCTCAGCAGAAGATGAAGAAGCTCTAGAAAATAGCACAGGCTTTAGTTCTAAAATGGATCGTGCCCTTTTTGCCGATGCTATTGGTACCTCCATTGGAGCCTTGTTTGGAACGTCAAATACCACTACTTATGTCGAATCAGCAGCAGGGATTGCTGAAGGTGGTCGCACAGGTTTAACAGCAGTATCAACTGCACTTTGCTTCCTCTTATCAACTCTATTATTGCCACTTGTTGGGATTGTACCAGCGGCAGCAACGGCACCGGCTTTGATTATTGTTGGGGTAATGATGGTTTCTTCCTTCCTTGATGTGGATTGGAGTAACTTTGAAGATGCCCTGCCAGCTTTCTTTGCAGCTTTCTTTATGGCGCTTTGCTATTCGATTTCATACGGTATCGCAGCGGCCTTTATCTTCTACTGTTTAGTCAAAATCGTTAAAGGAAATGCCAAAGAGATTCACCCAATTCTGTGGGGAGCAACTTTCTTATTTATCTTGAACTTTATTATTCTCGCTGTTCTTTAG
- a CDS encoding acetyl-CoA carboxylase carboxyl transferase subunit alpha, with the protein MTVVSKVLKEARDQGRLTTLDYASLVFDDFIELHGDRHFSDDGAIVGGLAYLAGQPVTVIGVQKGKNLQDNLARNFGQPNPEGYRKALRLMKQAEKFGRPVVTFINTAGAYPGVGAEERGQGEAIAKNLMEMSDLKVPIIAIIIGEGGSGGALALAVADQVWMLENTMYAVLSPEGFASILWKDGSRATEAAELMKITAGELYQMGIVDRIIPEHGYFSSEIVDMIKANLVEQLANLQAKPLDQLLDERYQRFRKY; encoded by the coding sequence ATGACAGTTGTATCAAAAGTTCTAAAAGAAGCGCGCGATCAAGGGCGTTTAACGACTTTGGATTATGCAAGTCTTGTTTTTGATGACTTTATAGAATTGCATGGGGATCGTCATTTTTCAGATGATGGTGCTATTGTAGGTGGTTTGGCTTACCTGGCGGGACAACCTGTTACGGTCATTGGTGTTCAAAAAGGTAAGAATTTGCAGGATAATTTGGCAAGGAATTTTGGTCAGCCCAATCCAGAAGGTTATCGAAAAGCCCTACGCTTAATGAAACAGGCGGAAAAATTTGGACGTCCTGTTGTCACCTTTATCAATACAGCAGGAGCTTATCCGGGAGTTGGTGCGGAGGAACGTGGTCAAGGGGAAGCCATCGCTAAGAATTTGATGGAAATGAGTGACCTCAAGGTTCCTATTATTGCCATCATTATTGGAGAAGGCGGATCGGGTGGTGCCCTAGCCTTGGCTGTTGCAGACCAAGTTTGGATGCTTGAAAATACTATGTATGCAGTCCTTAGTCCAGAAGGTTTTGCTTCTATTTTATGGAAGGACGGTTCAAGGGCGACAGAAGCTGCTGAATTGATGAAGATTACAGCAGGCGAACTGTATCAAATGGGAATAGTAGATCGTATTATTCCAGAACATGGTTACTTTTCAAGTGAAATCGTTGACATGATTAAAGCTAACCTCGTCGAACAACTGGCTAACTTGCAAGCCAAACCATTGGACCAATTATTGGATGAGCGCTACCAACGCTTTCGTAAATATTAA